In the Clostridium cellulovorans 743B genome, TCATCACTCTTCTTGCTTAAAGTTTCATAGAATTCTTTTCCTATATCCAGTATACTTTTCGTTTTTTGCTTTTCCAGTAAATCGAAAAGATAATTTTCTCCTTCATTGAAATTTCCTTCTACAATTAGCCTTCGTAAAAATACTTTATGTACGACATCGCTATCTAAAGCTTCTATGTCGCCAATTAACTCTCCAATATCATTTTCATTAAACACTTGTTTTCCAGCCATAATAATACCTTCCTAAAAAACTATTCTTCAAATATAGGTTCTGATAAATATCTAAAA is a window encoding:
- a CDS encoding DUF6483 family protein; this encodes MAGKQVFNENDIGELIGDIEALDSDVVHKVFLRRLIVEGNFNEGENYLFDLLEKQKTKSILDIGKEFYETLSKKSDEELQNGNFSREEIEQGLEDLNLLYKDM